A genome region from Bradyrhizobium commune includes the following:
- a CDS encoding ABC transporter ATP-binding protein, with translation MSLLEVDRINTLYGDSHVLFDLSIRVEEGEVIALLGRNGAGKTTTLRSIMGVLSPRSGEIRLDGRPISGLAPSAIANMGVQLVPEERAIFGGLTVEENLRIAALTAPNAWSFERIYGVFPRLKERRKSLGRTLSGGEQQMLSIARALIRDARIILLDEPFEGLAPLIVRDLVNVAAGLAREGRTMIVVEQNVAAALSFATRVYGLNNGHVVFEGTSAELTANPDLARDFLGVGA, from the coding sequence ATGAGCCTGCTTGAAGTCGACCGCATCAACACGCTCTACGGCGATTCTCACGTGCTGTTCGACCTGTCGATCCGGGTCGAGGAAGGCGAGGTCATCGCGCTGCTCGGGCGCAACGGCGCCGGCAAGACCACGACGCTGCGCTCGATCATGGGCGTGCTGTCGCCGAGAAGCGGCGAGATCCGGCTCGACGGCAGGCCGATCAGTGGCCTTGCGCCATCCGCGATCGCCAATATGGGCGTACAGCTCGTACCGGAAGAGCGCGCGATCTTCGGCGGGCTGACGGTGGAAGAGAATTTGCGCATCGCCGCGCTGACCGCGCCGAATGCGTGGTCGTTTGAGCGCATCTACGGCGTGTTCCCGCGCCTGAAGGAGCGCCGCAAATCGCTCGGGCGCACGCTGTCGGGCGGCGAGCAGCAGATGCTGTCGATCGCGCGAGCGCTGATCCGTGACGCCCGCATCATCCTGCTCGACGAGCCATTCGAGGGACTGGCGCCGCTGATCGTGCGCGACCTCGTCAATGTCGCCGCCGGCCTCGCCCGCGAGGGCCGCACCATGATCGTGGTGGAACAGAACGTCGCCGCCGCGCTGAGCTTTGCCACCCGGGTCTACGGCCTCAACAACGGCCATGTGGTATTCGAGGGCACCTCGGCCGAGCTCACCGCCAATCCGGACCTTGCGCGGGATTTCCTCGGCGTCGGGGCATGA